In the genome of Agelaius phoeniceus isolate bAgePho1 chromosome 14, bAgePho1.hap1, whole genome shotgun sequence, the window CTTgttccctgcagcagggaaatcccagggaCTCTCACAAAGGCTCCAGTTCCCAGTCCAGCCACAGCAATTTCTTCTCCCTTCAGAGCTGGGAAGTTTCACGGTTTGACAAAATTGTTCCTTATTCACTCCAACCAGGAGCCCCCAGATTTATCCCTGTTTGAGGAACAGGCTGGAGTTTGCTCCTTCTCTGGGCTCATTTCTCAGCCTGGATCTCCCAGAGCCCCTTCCTcaaccccagccctgggatggaGCCACCACCACCCTCAGCTCTCTCCtgtggctgtggggcagcccctgggctctTCCTGCCTGGtcagagctgagcagagcaaAACCCCTCTGGGGATATTCCcggtgctccagccctggagacctttccctgtgtcagcagccagggctggaaggagcccAGGGAGAGttacagccctgggcagggcaggcaggggctggggaggaaggggctcAGCTGATGGGGtgaggaagggcagggaggggctgtgctgctgcacatcCATGGGGTGAGAGCTCAGGGGTCACTGTGGCACTGCTGCAAAAGCCCTGCAGCGttcccccagcagggctgtgctgagccctcccTTTGCAGGGGCAGCCGTGGGaccagctgggcagggggatgGTGGTGAGGCTTCAGTTTCCCCCTGGAATGAGCTGGAAAAGTTCTGCTGGTTCTCTGGAGCCTGAggtggggctgcagagctgcccagatGGGCAGGCATTGACAGAGGTGCCCCAAAACTGCAACCTCAACCTGTCAGGAACTAAATGTCCCAAAACTAAACCCTACAGCTCCCTGACATGAgggggggtcaggctctgctcccagggaacagggacaggagcagagggaatggcctcaggatgggccagggcaggctcagggtgggcacagcaggaatttcccaaaggaaagggagctcaggccttggcaggggctgcccagggaggcttggagtgcccatccctggaggtgtccaaggaataCCTGGactcagctctgggctggtgaggAGATGGGGATTGGGCACAGCTTGGATTCGATGTTCCTGGGAGCCTTTTCCAATGtcagtgattctgggattctgagtGAGGAGTGGGATGTGCACAGGAGGGAATTGGGactgtccccaggagcagcaatGCAGGAGGTGcagtccctgctgccacagTCCCTGAGCACAGACAGGTGTCCCAGCCACTGCAGGGCCACGTCAGAGGCACAAGGGACAGTTTGTTCTCCTTCCACTTTGTTCTACTGGACTGTTTAAATTTAGCAGCACAAACCCCACCCTCAGGGTCAACAGCTCTGACCTGGTGGGATCTGATCTGGCATCGTTTGTTTGCTGGGATGATGGAGCTCTCCAGCAACTCATAAATGGAATTGAATCATAAAATAGAATATCCCTGCTTGGAAGGGATCCCCAGggatcatccagcccagcccctggccctgcacagacaccccaacaaccccaccctgggcatccctggagcgctgtccaaaggctcctggagctctggcagcctcggggctgtgcccattccctggggagcctgggcagtgccagcaccctctgggggaagaacctttcctgatCTCCCACCTAACCCTCCCTGGCACGGCTCTGGCTGTTCCCTGggtctgtccctgctcacagcgAGCAGAGTTCAGAGTTGCCCCTTGTGAGGAGCTTTCAGACCCCGATGAGATTGGacctcagcctcctcctctgcaggctgGACAACTTTCCTCTCTCCAATATCCCATCTCTCCATCCTCTGCTAAACAatttctctccctgctccctttcTCCCCTGGCAGATCCCAGCAGGACCCCAAGGACACCCCACAAGCACCATGAGcactcctgcagcccccagcctcGCCGTCCCCTCCTCAGCAGGACCCATCCCCTTCCCCGCCGCCCTGGCCATGGTCCTGAGCTGCCTCCTCTCTGGGGCTCACAGCCAGACCCCCGGGGCGGTGCAGGAGAGCCCGGTgcccctgggggagctgggccaggagcagccccacgGCCCGGTGCAGGTCGTGTCCAACGCGTCGGGCGCCGCCGGGAGCCGTCCCTCGGAGCCGCCGCTGCTGCCCGTGTGCGCCCGGCCCGCCGACATCCGCCACGCCTTCAAGTACATCAACACCATCGTGTCCTGCACCATCTTCGTCGTGGGCATCATCGGCAACTCCACGCTGCTGCGCATCATCTACAAGAACAAGTGCATGAGGAACGGCCCCAACGTGCTCATcgccagcctggccctgggcgaCCTGCTCTACATCCTCATCGCGCTGCCCATCAACGTCTACAAGGTCAGCTCCGCCTGGCACGGCGGgcatggggctgctctgcatccCTGGAGGCCTGGGAGGAGCTCCTGTgcgggctgtggctgcccctggatccctggaagtgtccaaggccaacCTGgattggggcttggagcagcctggggtggtGGAGGGTGTCCCTGGGCATGGCaaaggatgggatgggatgggatgggatgggatgggatgggatgggatgggatgggatgggatgggatgggatgggatgggctttgaggtgcCCCAGAAACCTTTCTGGGGTTCCATGGTTTGTGTTACTGCTGAGGCCCAAGGAAAGAGCTGGAATGGGTTCTGGGGTAGCCTCAGGAAAGGCTCCAGGGGTCAGGGGGACAGAAGGATTGTGAACTCAGTCCAGTCTCCCCTGGAATGAGTGGCCTGGATTTCTCCAGCTGCCAGGACACATCGTCCCCACCTCTGCTTGTCCTGGCAGAGCGTGGGGCCACAGAGCCCATCCTGTGTGCTCAGGGGTCAGAGTCTGTAAAAGGCTCAGGACACATGGCTCtggagctggccaggctggattttTGGCTGTGTCAGAGCACAACTTTGATTCTCATTTTGAAAACAATCCAAAGCAGCCTAGTGTGGAGTTTAGGACTCCATTCAAAACCCCCCAGGGTCTGGAGTCAGGAACTGGTGTCTGGACCATCCTTCATCTCTGTGTCCATTCAGGGAAATGAAAGTTTCCCAATTCCAGCAAACCATGGGAAAGTGCCCACATTCCCAGTGGTGGGAAGCTCagggagctctccctgctctctgtgggCTCCCCACAGCCCGTGGGTGCACCCACAGAGAGGAAGCTGGGAGCACATTCCCAAAGCAGCCTGGTAACCTGTGGatcctccccagctcctggccaagGACTGGCCCTTTGGGGTGCAGATCTGCAAGCTGGTGCCCTTCATCCAAAAAGCCTCCGTGGGCATCACAGTGCTCAGCCTCTGCGCCCTCAGCATCGACAGGTGAGACACAAcagccacccctgccctgcccagcctgccctgtCCCTTGGTGGGAACCAGAGGCAGAACCAGGAGCTCATTCCCAGGCCAGTGCCAAGATGGGCACAGACTGCTCTCATGTGGAGCTGCAATCCAGCAGAAACTCTCTGGTgacagagctgaaatcctgctgggaaaggctgaggggagGATCGTGGTGTGGGTGGGGTGGTGAGGAAGGGTGGCCAAGGACAGCCCCCACCCCATCCATCCTCTGAGCCCCTGCTTCCCATTCCCACACCTGGGAAGGTCCAGAGGTGGAGGGAAAGGACCTTTGGGGACAATTCTAACCAGCACCTTCTGCTCCCACTCCTGGGCAGGTACCGAGCCGTGGCGTCCTGGAGCCGGATCCAGGGCATTGGGATCCCCATGTGGAAGGCTGTGGAGGTGCTGCTGATCTGGGCAGTGGCCATCGTGCTGGCAGTGCCCGAGGCCATCGCCTTCGACATGGTGGAGCTGAGCTACTGGGAGCAGCACCTGTGGGTGTGCATGCTGGCCTCGGAGCAGAAATCCCGCTTCATGAGGGTACCTGAGCATCCCATcacaatcccaatcccaatcccgcTTCATGAGGGTACCTgagcatccccatccccatcccaaccccAATCCCGCTTCATGAGGGTACCTgagcatccccatccccatccccatcccaatcccgCTTCATGAGGGTACCTGAGcatccccttccccatcccaatcccaatcccgcTTCATGAGGGTACCTGAGCATCCCATCACAATCCCAATCCCGCTTCATGAGGGTACCTgagcatccccatccccatcccaaccccAATCCCGCTTCATGAGGGTACCTgagcatccccatccccatcccaatcccaatcccgcTGCATAAGGGTACCTGAGCATCCCCACcccaaccccattcccaatcccgCTTCATGAGGGTACCTgagcatccccatcccaatcccaatcccaatcccgcTTCATGAGGGTACCTgagcatccccatcccaatcccgCTTCATGGGGGTACCTGAGcatccccttccccatcccaatcccaatcccgcTGCATAAGGGTACCTGAGCATCCCCACcccaaccccattcccaatcccgCTTCATGAGGGTACCTgagcatcccatccccatcccaatcccgCTTCATGGGGGTACCTGAGcatccccttccccatcccaatcccgCTTCATGAGGGTACCTGAGcatccccttccccatcccaatcccgCTTCATGGGGGTACCTGTGcatccccttccccatcccaatcccgCTTCATGAGGGTACCTgagcatccccatccccatcccaatcccaatcccgcTTCATGAGGGTacctgagcatccccagccccagtccccATCCCAATCCTGCTTCATGAGGGTacctgagcatccccagccccagtcccaatcccaatcctgcTTCATGAGGGTACCTGATCATCCCCACCGCAACCCCAGCCCCAATCTCAACCCCGATCCCAATCCTGCTTCATGAGGGTACATGTGCATGCCAATGCCAATGCCAATGCCAATGCCAATGCCAATCCCGCTACATGAGGGTACCTGtgcatccccatcccaatcccaaccccaaccctaataccaatcccaatcccaatcccaatcccaatcccaatctaGCTTCAGAAGGGTACCCATGCATCCCAATCCCAACCCTAATCCAAATCCTGCTTCAGGAGGATACATGTACATCGcaatcccaaccccaatccTAATCCCAATCCTaatcccaaccccaatcccaaccccaaccccaatcccaatcccaatcccaatcacaatcccaatcccaatcccaatcccgcTCCAGGAAGGTACGTGTGCATCCCAAGttcccctgctgccctggccccaTTTCCAGctgccctctctccctctcccccgCAGTTCTACCGGGATGTGAAGGACTGGTGGCTTTTTGGCTTCTATTTCTGCCTGCCCTTGGTGTGCACGGGCATCTTCTACACCCTCATGTCCTGTGAGATGCTGAGCAAGAGGAACGGGATGAGGATTGCTCTGAATGACCACATGAAACGGGTGAGAGACCAGGGAGGAATGCTGGCATTCCCAAAGAAGAGGGAGTGCTCTTGGAGGGGGGACACTTCCCATCCCTCTGAAGAACAGGATGAGCTGGCAGAGCCTCACGTGGATCTTGGCACGTTGGTGCAGGGATTACACCAGGGAAAAGGGCTTCAGCTCCATAATCTCCAGCCTCAGGGAtgaacccaaacccttctggcTTCATTAGAGCTCTCCTGGTCATTTATCCCAGCCCACACCACACTGGACCAAAGGTTGGATGCGCCAAATCCCAGATAAGGGGTGCAGGGAAGAGT includes:
- the LOC129125982 gene encoding endothelin receptor type B-like, translating into MARVIRDQLQHPKQCSSPRTCPAGGRSPEEQLPHSRVSRKIPAGPQGHPTSTMSTPAAPSLAVPSSAGPIPFPAALAMVLSCLLSGAHSQTPGAVQESPVPLGELGQEQPHGPVQVVSNASGAAGSRPSEPPLLPVCARPADIRHAFKYINTIVSCTIFVVGIIGNSTLLRIIYKNKCMRNGPNVLIASLALGDLLYILIALPINVYKLLAKDWPFGVQICKLVPFIQKASVGITVLSLCALSIDRYRAVASWSRIQGIGIPMWKAVEVLLIWAVAIVLAVPEAIAFDMVELSYWEQHLWVCMLASEQKSRFMRFYRDVKDWWLFGFYFCLPLVCTGIFYTLMSCEMLSKRNGMRIALNDHMKRRREVAKTVFCLVVIFALCWLPLHLSRILKKTIYDQTDPNRCELLSFLLVMDYFGINMASLNSCINPVALYFVSRKFKNCFQSCLCCWCQRPALSITPTDEKGSVGKWKATGQELGLDRSSSRLSNKYSSS